A genomic segment from Brienomyrus brachyistius isolate T26 chromosome 9, BBRACH_0.4, whole genome shotgun sequence encodes:
- the ndufb9 gene encoding NADH dehydrogenase [ubiquinone] 1 beta subcomplex subunit 9, translating into MASAYLTHQQKVLRLYKKALRHLESWCIFRDKYRFYACVLRARFEENKNEKDMVKATLMLKAGEEEFWANQHPQPYLFPDSPGGTSYERYECYKVPEWCLNYWHPSEKAMYPDYFSKREQWKKLREKSWDREVQQLQDETPAGGPRTEALPPARREGDLPPLWWQYVTRPRERPV; encoded by the exons ATGGCCTCTGCGTATCTCACTCATCAGCAGAAAGTGCTCAGGCTTTACAAGAAGGCTCTGCGGCACCTTGAGTCCTGGTGCATATTCAG GGATAAGTACCGCTTCTATGCTTGTGTTCTGCGAGCCCGCTTCGAAGAGAACAAGAATGAGAAGGACATGGTGAAAGCCACGCTGATGCTGAAAGCTGGAGAGGAGGAGTTCTGGGCAAATCAACACCCTCAGCCCTACCTCTTCCCAGACTCCCCTGGGGGCACCTCCTACGAGCGATACGAGTGTTACAAG GTCCCCGAATGGTGTCTGAATTACTGGCATCCCTCGGAGAAGGCCATGTACCCGGATTACTTCTCCAAGCGGGAGCAGTGGAAAAAACTTCGGGAGAAGAGCTGGGATCGGGAG GTGCAGCAACTGCAGGATGAGACCCCTGCGGGGGGGCCCAGGACTGAGGCCCTGCCCCCAGCCCGCAGGGAGGGCGATCTCCCCCCTCTGTGGTGGCAGTACGTCACTAGGCCCAGGGAGCGCCCAGTCTGA